One genomic segment of Panicum virgatum strain AP13 chromosome 2N, P.virgatum_v5, whole genome shotgun sequence includes these proteins:
- the LOC120661377 gene encoding protein VASCULAR ASSOCIATED DEATH 1, chloroplastic-like isoform X2 → MASPTVASPSRASPAVTPTTAPSPASPPRRLLSAPPAVDASGGSSPASAHPGDQLSAPDASSPMLASRSEEYMLLFRLPPDEVLVQDFNCALQENILLQGHMYLFLHHICFYSNIFGYETKKTIPLQEVTDVRKAKTAAIFPNAIEIVAGSKRHFFGSFLSRDEAYRIIVDGWEQHVSDARLLLERQETKLASSSEENGYVLLEGTKESKQDEVPSPVDRSVNGPAVSSSSADGGDSNVNISKNLSKVEENGAEDNIIALNPFNFGPVDEAAPSVPESYTMLVESKFQVPVELLFNLLLSDGSFDFLDDFHKKCGDKDFSCSKWHSDEQGGLVRDVSFLHPIKFFLGAKFGTCQEVQKLRVYKNRHLVIQTSQSIGDAPYGDYFTVEGIWDVEQDSLDGNCCFLRIYINVAFSKKTIFRGKIDQSTKDECREVFGLWIKLGHDLLKQENNRPKGSSNSTNAGLQLGATDNVENAVENAVPLASSAQDESGVRSSIPPIQDHQHRTGRDSSTASTSQELWGSLTSYMRSSQLGPVLAVALVVFIILMQ, encoded by the exons ATGGCCTCGCCCAccgtcgcctcgccgagccgggcgaGCCCCGCGGTCACCCCCACCaccgcgccctcgccggcgtccccgccgcggcgcctcttgtcggcgccgcccgccgtcgacgCGTCCGGGGGATCCTCCCCGGCCTCCGCCCACCCCGGGGACCAGCTCTCCGCCCCCGACGCCTCG AGCCCGATGCTCGCGAGCAGGAGCGAGGAGTACATGCTTCTGTTCCGGCTGCCGCCCGACGAG GTTCTTGTGCAAGACTTTAACTGTGCACTCCAAGAAAATATTCTGCTTCAG GGGCATATGTATTTATTTCTTCACCATATATGCTTCTACTCAAACATATTTGGATATGAGACAAAG AAAACAATACCTTTGCAGGAGGTAACTGATGTTCGTAAAGCAAAGACAGCTGCCATTTTTCCTAATGCCATTGAAATTGTTGCTGGTAGTAAAAGG CACTTTTTTGGATCTTTCTTGTCACGTGATGAAGCCTATCGAATTATAGTAGATGGTTGGGAACAGCATGTTAGTGATGCAAGATTGCTCCTTGAACGTCAG GAGACAAAGTTAGCAAGTAGCAGTGAAGAAAATGGTTATGTTTTATTGGAAGGAACAAAGGAATCTAAACAAGATGAAGTGCCTTCACCAGTGGACAG GTCTGTCAATGGCCCAGCTGTCTCTAGTAGTAGTGCTGATGGTGGTGATTCCAACGTCAATATCTCCAAAAATCTTTCCAAAGTTGAGGAGAATGGAGCCGAAGACAACATCATTGCACTTAACCCATTCAACTTCGGGCCAGTTGATGAGGCTGCTCCTAGTG TACCTGAATCTTATACTATGCTTGTGGAGTCAAAGTTTCAG GTACCTGTGGAGCTCCTTTTCAATCTCTTATTGTCAGATGGTTCTTTTGACTTTTTGGATGATTTCCACAAAAAATGTGGTGACAAAG ACTTTAGTTGTTCCAAATGGCATTCAGATGAGCAAGGAGGACTTGTGAGGGATGTCTCATTTTTGCATCCAATAAAATTCTTTCTTG GTGCAAAATTTGGGACCTGTCAGGAGGTTCAGAAACTTCGTGTTTACAAAAACCG ACATCTAGTGATTCAAACCTCTCAATCAATAGGTGATGCACCATATGGGGACTATTTCACAGTAGAG GGGATCTGGGATGTTGAACAAGATAGCCTAGATGGGAACTGTTGTTTCCTCAGGATATATATTAATGTAGCCTTCTCAAAGAAAACCATATTTAGAG GGAAGATTGACCAGTCAACAAAAGATGAATGCCGTGAAGTTTTTGGGCTTTGGATTAAGCTC GGTCATGATCTTTTGAAGCAGGAGAACAATCGACCGAAAG GCTCTTCCAACTCAACCAATGCTGGTCTTCAGTTAGGGGCTACAGACAATGTAGAAAATGCTGTGGAAAATGCAGTTCCATTGGCGAGTTCCGCGCAGGATGAATCTGGTGTAAGAAGCTCCATTCCTCCTATTCAAGATCACCAGCATAGAACAGGAAGAGATTCTTCTACAGCATCTACTTCACAAGAACTGTGGGGTTCACTAACATCGTATATGAGATCGAGCCAACTAGGCCCAGTGCTAGCAGTGGCACTGGTGGTTTTCATTATCCTAATGCAG TAG
- the LOC120661379 gene encoding monooxygenase 2-like isoform X2: MRMRSPAAGGRDLREFSFEEEAPGQEVRAVERRVLLETLASKLPPGTISFSSKLKSIAEQGPDGTLLELEDGRQILSKIVIGCDGVNSSIARWMGFSEPRYVGHMAFRGLAEYADGQPFEPKVNYIYGRGVRAGFVPVSPTKVYWFICFNRQDSGSKITDPAVLKSEALDLVRGWPSDLLAVMRSTPEGAVVRTPLVDRWLWSGRAPSASRGGRVVLAGDAWHPMTPNLGQGACCALEDAVVLARRLAAAGATGRADGVEAAMRAYEAERWARVFPLTARAGLVGALVQWENPAVCAARDGVVIPRLVRLGPFLEHTNFECDLIEPAPQSP, from the exons ATGAGGatgcggtcgccggcggcgggagggcgGGATCTGCGCGAGTTCTCCTTCGAGGAAGAAGCCCCCGG GCAGGAGGTGCGAGCGGTGGAGAGGAGAGTGCTTCTCGAGACGCTTGCTTCAAAGCTGCCACCAGGCACGATATCATTCTCATCCAAACTGAAATCGATTGCAGAGCAAGGGCCTGATGGCACCCTGCTGGAACTCGAGGATGGGCGACAAATTCTCTCCAAG ATTGTGATCGGCTGCGACGGCGTGAACTCGTCGATCGCGAGGTGGATGGGCTTCTCAGAGCCCCGGTACGTCGGGCACATGGCGTTCCGGGGGCTCGCCGAGTACGCCGACGGGCAACCGTTCGAGCCCAAGGTGAACTACATCTACGGCCGAGGTGTCCGTGCCGGCTTTGTCCCGGTCTCCCCGACCAAAGTCTACTGGTTCATCTGCTTCAACAGACAAGATTCAG GATCAAAGATCACCGACCCGGCAGTGCTCAAGAGCGAGGCGCTGGACCTCGTCCGCGGCTGGCCGTCCGACCTCCTCGCCGTGATGCGCAGCACGCCCGAGGGCGCCGTGGTGCGGACGCCGCTCGTGGACCGGTGGCTCTGGTCGGGCCGGGCGCCGAGCGCGTCGCGGGGCGGCCGCGTGGTGCTGGCCGGCGACGCGTGGCACCCCATGACGCCCAACCTCGGCCAGGGCGCGTGCTGCGCGCTCGAGGACGCTGTCGTCCTGGCACGCCGCCTCGCGGCCGCGGGCGCCACGGGCCGCGCGgacggcgtcgaggcggcgatGCGCGCGTACGAGGCGGAGCGTTGGGCGCGCGTGTTCCCGCTgacggcgcgcgcggggctCGTGGGCGCGCTGGTGCAGTGGGAGAACCCCGCGGTGTGCGCAGCGCGCGACGGCGTGGTGATCCCGAGGCTCGTCAGGCTGGGTCCGTTCCTGGAGCACACCAACTTCGAGTGCGATCTAATCGAGCCGGCGCCGCAGTCGCCATGA
- the LOC120661378 gene encoding 40S ribosomal protein S15a-1-like, giving the protein MVRVSVLNDALKSMYNAEKRGKRQVMIRPSSKVIIKFLLVMQRHGYIGEFEYVDDHRAGKIVVELNGRLNKCGVISPRFDVGVKEIEGWTARLLPSRQFGYIVLTTSAGIMDHEEARRKNVGGKVLGFFY; this is encoded by the exons ATGGTGAGGGTCAGTGTGCTCAACGATGCGCTGAAGTCCATGTACAATGCTGAGAAGAGGGGGAAAAGGCAGGTCATGATCAGGCCGTCGTCCAAGGTTATCATCAAGTTCTTGTTGGTCATGCAGCGTCATG GCTACATTGGTGAGTTCGAATACGTGGATGACCACCGTGCTGGGAAGATTGTGGTGGAACTGAATGGAAGACTAAACAAGTGTGGTGTGATCAGCCCTCGCTTTGATGTTGGTGTAAAGGAGATTGAAGGATGGACTGCCAGACTGCTCCCATCTCGTCAG TTCGGCTACATAGTGCTGACAACTTCTGCTGGCATTATGGACCATGAGGAGGCCCGGCGGAAGAATGTTGGTGGCAAGGTGCTAGGTTTCTTCTATTGA
- the LOC120661379 gene encoding monooxygenase 3-like isoform X1 has translation MVMALATSTSLCSPPLPCPRRPRLRRRYSTAAPTVTAEAVTQRSDENIVIVGAGVAGLATALALRRLGVGAAVLEQGAALRAGGTSLTLFKNGWRVLDAIGVADELRAKYLRIQGMRMRSPAAGGRDLREFSFEEEAPGQEVRAVERRVLLETLASKLPPGTISFSSKLKSIAEQGPDGTLLELEDGRQILSKIVIGCDGVNSSIARWMGFSEPRYVGHMAFRGLAEYADGQPFEPKVNYIYGRGVRAGFVPVSPTKVYWFICFNRQDSGSKITDPAVLKSEALDLVRGWPSDLLAVMRSTPEGAVVRTPLVDRWLWSGRAPSASRGGRVVLAGDAWHPMTPNLGQGACCALEDAVVLARRLAAAGATGRADGVEAAMRAYEAERWARVFPLTARAGLVGALVQWENPAVCAARDGVVIPRLVRLGPFLEHTNFECDLIEPAPQSP, from the exons ATGGTCATGGCactggccacctccacctccctctGCTCACCTCCACTCCCCTGTCCCCGCcgtccccgcctccgccgccggtacAGTACCGCCGCGCCCACCGTCACCGCCGAGGCGGTGACGCAGCGGTCGGATGAGAACATCGTCATCGTGGGCGCGGGCGTCGCGGGCCTGGCCACCGCGCTCGCCCTGCGCCGGctcggcgtgggcgcggccgtGCTGGAGCAGGGCGCGGCCCTTCGCGCGGGCGGCACGTCCCTGACGCTGTTCAAGAACGGGTGGCGCGTGCTGGACGCCATCGGCGTCGCCGACGAGCTCCGCGCCAAGTACCTGCGCATCCAGGG GATGAGGatgcggtcgccggcggcgggagggcgGGATCTGCGCGAGTTCTCCTTCGAGGAAGAAGCCCCCGG GCAGGAGGTGCGAGCGGTGGAGAGGAGAGTGCTTCTCGAGACGCTTGCTTCAAAGCTGCCACCAGGCACGATATCATTCTCATCCAAACTGAAATCGATTGCAGAGCAAGGGCCTGATGGCACCCTGCTGGAACTCGAGGATGGGCGACAAATTCTCTCCAAG ATTGTGATCGGCTGCGACGGCGTGAACTCGTCGATCGCGAGGTGGATGGGCTTCTCAGAGCCCCGGTACGTCGGGCACATGGCGTTCCGGGGGCTCGCCGAGTACGCCGACGGGCAACCGTTCGAGCCCAAGGTGAACTACATCTACGGCCGAGGTGTCCGTGCCGGCTTTGTCCCGGTCTCCCCGACCAAAGTCTACTGGTTCATCTGCTTCAACAGACAAGATTCAG GATCAAAGATCACCGACCCGGCAGTGCTCAAGAGCGAGGCGCTGGACCTCGTCCGCGGCTGGCCGTCCGACCTCCTCGCCGTGATGCGCAGCACGCCCGAGGGCGCCGTGGTGCGGACGCCGCTCGTGGACCGGTGGCTCTGGTCGGGCCGGGCGCCGAGCGCGTCGCGGGGCGGCCGCGTGGTGCTGGCCGGCGACGCGTGGCACCCCATGACGCCCAACCTCGGCCAGGGCGCGTGCTGCGCGCTCGAGGACGCTGTCGTCCTGGCACGCCGCCTCGCGGCCGCGGGCGCCACGGGCCGCGCGgacggcgtcgaggcggcgatGCGCGCGTACGAGGCGGAGCGTTGGGCGCGCGTGTTCCCGCTgacggcgcgcgcggggctCGTGGGCGCGCTGGTGCAGTGGGAGAACCCCGCGGTGTGCGCAGCGCGCGACGGCGTGGTGATCCCGAGGCTCGTCAGGCTGGGTCCGTTCCTGGAGCACACCAACTTCGAGTGCGATCTAATCGAGCCGGCGCCGCAGTCGCCATGA
- the LOC120661377 gene encoding protein VASCULAR ASSOCIATED DEATH 1, chloroplastic-like isoform X1: protein MASPTVASPSRASPAVTPTTAPSPASPPRRLLSAPPAVDASGGSSPASAHPGDQLSAPDASSPMLASRSEEYMLLFRLPPDEVLVQDFNCALQENILLQGHMYLFLHHICFYSNIFGYETKKTIPLQEVTDVRKAKTAAIFPNAIEIVAGSKRHFFGSFLSRDEAYRIIVDGWEQHVSDARLLLERQETKLASSSEENGYVLLEGTKESKQDEVPSPVDRSVNGPAVSSSSADGGDSNVNISKNLSKVEENGAEDNIIALNPFNFGPVDEAAPSVPESYTMLVESKFQVPVELLFNLLLSDGSFDFLDDFHKKCGDKDFSCSKWHSDEQGGLVRDVSFLHPIKFFLGAKFGTCQEVQKLRVYKNRHLVIQTSQSIGDAPYGDYFTVEGIWDVEQDSLDGNCCFLRIYINVAFSKKTIFRGKIDQSTKDECREVFGLWIKLGHDLLKQENNRPKGSSNSTNAGLQLGATDNVENAVENAVPLASSAQDESGVRSSIPPIQDHQHRTGRDSSTASTSQELWGSLTSYMRSSQLGPVLAVALVVFIILMQVTIIVLLTRSPQVQMAPHGISTGSLGNSKESIEWLQKRLSLLSEEMQLAEAHMETMRREFAWLRSHLERLERLRGST from the exons ATGGCCTCGCCCAccgtcgcctcgccgagccgggcgaGCCCCGCGGTCACCCCCACCaccgcgccctcgccggcgtccccgccgcggcgcctcttgtcggcgccgcccgccgtcgacgCGTCCGGGGGATCCTCCCCGGCCTCCGCCCACCCCGGGGACCAGCTCTCCGCCCCCGACGCCTCG AGCCCGATGCTCGCGAGCAGGAGCGAGGAGTACATGCTTCTGTTCCGGCTGCCGCCCGACGAG GTTCTTGTGCAAGACTTTAACTGTGCACTCCAAGAAAATATTCTGCTTCAG GGGCATATGTATTTATTTCTTCACCATATATGCTTCTACTCAAACATATTTGGATATGAGACAAAG AAAACAATACCTTTGCAGGAGGTAACTGATGTTCGTAAAGCAAAGACAGCTGCCATTTTTCCTAATGCCATTGAAATTGTTGCTGGTAGTAAAAGG CACTTTTTTGGATCTTTCTTGTCACGTGATGAAGCCTATCGAATTATAGTAGATGGTTGGGAACAGCATGTTAGTGATGCAAGATTGCTCCTTGAACGTCAG GAGACAAAGTTAGCAAGTAGCAGTGAAGAAAATGGTTATGTTTTATTGGAAGGAACAAAGGAATCTAAACAAGATGAAGTGCCTTCACCAGTGGACAG GTCTGTCAATGGCCCAGCTGTCTCTAGTAGTAGTGCTGATGGTGGTGATTCCAACGTCAATATCTCCAAAAATCTTTCCAAAGTTGAGGAGAATGGAGCCGAAGACAACATCATTGCACTTAACCCATTCAACTTCGGGCCAGTTGATGAGGCTGCTCCTAGTG TACCTGAATCTTATACTATGCTTGTGGAGTCAAAGTTTCAG GTACCTGTGGAGCTCCTTTTCAATCTCTTATTGTCAGATGGTTCTTTTGACTTTTTGGATGATTTCCACAAAAAATGTGGTGACAAAG ACTTTAGTTGTTCCAAATGGCATTCAGATGAGCAAGGAGGACTTGTGAGGGATGTCTCATTTTTGCATCCAATAAAATTCTTTCTTG GTGCAAAATTTGGGACCTGTCAGGAGGTTCAGAAACTTCGTGTTTACAAAAACCG ACATCTAGTGATTCAAACCTCTCAATCAATAGGTGATGCACCATATGGGGACTATTTCACAGTAGAG GGGATCTGGGATGTTGAACAAGATAGCCTAGATGGGAACTGTTGTTTCCTCAGGATATATATTAATGTAGCCTTCTCAAAGAAAACCATATTTAGAG GGAAGATTGACCAGTCAACAAAAGATGAATGCCGTGAAGTTTTTGGGCTTTGGATTAAGCTC GGTCATGATCTTTTGAAGCAGGAGAACAATCGACCGAAAG GCTCTTCCAACTCAACCAATGCTGGTCTTCAGTTAGGGGCTACAGACAATGTAGAAAATGCTGTGGAAAATGCAGTTCCATTGGCGAGTTCCGCGCAGGATGAATCTGGTGTAAGAAGCTCCATTCCTCCTATTCAAGATCACCAGCATAGAACAGGAAGAGATTCTTCTACAGCATCTACTTCACAAGAACTGTGGGGTTCACTAACATCGTATATGAGATCGAGCCAACTAGGCCCAGTGCTAGCAGTGGCACTGGTGGTTTTCATTATCCTAATGCAG GTAACCATCATAGTCCTACTAACAAGATCCCCCCAGGTCCAAATGGCACCTCATGGGATTTCCACCGGCAGTTTAGGAAACAGCAAAGAAAGCATAGAGTGGTTGCAGAAGCGCCTCAGCTTACTAAGTGAGGAGATGCAGCTAGCGGAAGCGCACATGGAGACGATGAGGCGCGAGTTTGCCTGGCTCAGGTCACATCTGGAGAGACTGGAGAGGCTGAGGGGCAGTACATGA